Proteins co-encoded in one Streptomyces sp. JH34 genomic window:
- a CDS encoding serine/threonine-protein kinase codes for MADTRLIQSRYRLLDLIGRGGMGEVWRARDESLGRQVAVKCLKPMGPQHDQAFTRVLRERFRREARVAAALQHRGVTVVHDFGESDGVLYLVMELLEGRNLSQLLEDNKQHPLPVADVVDIAEQVADALGYTHRQGIVHRDLKPANIMRLDDGAVKLCDFGIARLGHEIGFTSRLTGTGIAMGTPHYMSPEQISGGEVDHRSDLYSLGCVLYEIATGVPPFDMEDAWSVLVGHRDTVPEPPRSHRAELPGYFDEVVLELLAKTPDERPSDAGDLRQRITLGRTGEQPQAGRVRLAPPVPVARAGGAEPGLPSWTRDMTTGHRAVGAGGPATAAVEHATPLTVAWTSGAGQALTGGIPLAGPGRPTPSPGLLATLAGRHSAGLDLGRLGHWEEAGDVHRAVATEREHALGPDHPDTLASRYEVGFTLIRTGHATDALREFGRVADGRERTLGPDHPETLAARQETAYVLGRLDRHFEAHQIYAAVLASRERSMGPDHPDTLRCRHNLAFNLSRLGRLEDSYRMAREVADARGRLLGAAHPDTLVTLYEVAYTLGRLGRWTEALETYRDVARARATTLGADHPDTLSARYEVGISLGRLGRSAEALELYRTLVEDRTRVGGPSDPETLRARHGLGVNLGRLARWDEALTESREVCALRERTLGAGHPDTLVSRREVAVGLGWLGRWTDALTDYRTVAEIRERTLGPDHPDTLASRNDEAHCLEQLGRGTEAVEVYRRVADLRRLRGVPPH; via the coding sequence ATGGCGGACACCAGGCTGATCCAGAGCCGGTACCGGCTGCTCGATCTGATCGGGCGCGGAGGCATGGGCGAGGTGTGGCGTGCGCGCGACGAGTCGTTGGGCCGGCAGGTGGCGGTCAAGTGCCTGAAACCGATGGGGCCCCAGCACGACCAGGCCTTCACACGCGTCCTGCGCGAGCGCTTCCGCAGAGAGGCCCGGGTGGCCGCGGCGCTCCAGCACCGCGGGGTCACCGTCGTCCACGACTTCGGTGAGTCGGACGGTGTCCTCTACCTCGTCATGGAGCTCCTGGAGGGGCGCAACCTCAGCCAGCTCCTGGAAGACAACAAGCAGCACCCGCTGCCGGTGGCCGACGTCGTCGACATCGCGGAACAGGTCGCGGACGCGCTCGGCTACACCCACCGGCAGGGCATCGTGCACCGGGACCTCAAGCCCGCCAACATCATGCGGCTCGACGACGGCGCGGTGAAGCTCTGCGACTTCGGCATCGCGCGGCTCGGCCACGAAATCGGCTTCACCTCCCGCCTCACCGGGACCGGCATCGCCATGGGCACCCCGCACTACATGTCGCCCGAGCAGATCAGCGGTGGCGAGGTCGACCACCGCAGTGACCTCTACTCCCTGGGCTGTGTGCTGTACGAGATCGCCACGGGTGTACCGCCGTTCGACATGGAGGACGCCTGGTCCGTGCTCGTCGGGCACCGCGACACCGTCCCCGAGCCGCCCCGCAGCCACCGCGCCGAACTCCCCGGGTACTTCGACGAGGTCGTCCTCGAGCTGCTGGCCAAGACCCCGGACGAGCGGCCGTCCGACGCCGGTGACCTCCGGCAGCGCATCACGCTGGGGCGCACAGGCGAGCAGCCGCAGGCCGGACGGGTCCGCCTTGCCCCTCCCGTCCCCGTGGCGCGGGCCGGAGGCGCGGAGCCCGGACTCCCCTCCTGGACCCGCGACATGACCACCGGCCACAGGGCCGTCGGCGCGGGGGGCCCCGCGACGGCCGCCGTCGAGCACGCCACCCCGCTGACCGTCGCCTGGACCAGCGGGGCGGGGCAGGCCCTCACCGGCGGCATCCCCCTCGCGGGACCGGGCCGCCCCACCCCTTCTCCCGGGCTGCTCGCCACGCTGGCCGGCCGGCACAGCGCGGGACTCGACCTGGGGCGGCTGGGCCACTGGGAGGAGGCGGGCGACGTCCACCGAGCTGTCGCCACCGAACGCGAGCACGCGCTCGGCCCCGACCACCCCGACACCCTCGCCAGCAGGTACGAGGTCGGATTCACCCTCATCCGCACCGGCCACGCCACCGACGCGCTCAGGGAGTTCGGCAGGGTCGCCGACGGCCGCGAACGCACCCTGGGCCCCGACCACCCCGAGACCCTCGCGGCCCGCCAGGAGACGGCGTACGTCCTGGGCCGGCTCGACCGGCACTTCGAGGCCCACCAGATCTACGCCGCGGTGCTCGCCTCGCGGGAGCGCTCCATGGGGCCGGACCACCCCGACACCCTGCGCTGCCGCCACAACCTCGCCTTCAACCTGAGCAGACTGGGCCGCCTCGAGGACTCGTACCGCATGGCCCGGGAGGTCGCGGACGCCCGCGGCCGTCTGCTCGGCGCGGCGCATCCGGACACCCTGGTCACGCTGTACGAAGTGGCGTACACACTCGGCCGGCTGGGCCGCTGGACCGAAGCCCTGGAGACCTACCGGGACGTCGCGCGGGCCCGTGCCACCACGCTCGGCGCCGACCACCCCGACACACTGTCCGCGCGCTACGAGGTGGGCATCAGCCTCGGCCGGCTGGGCCGCAGCGCCGAGGCCCTGGAGCTCTACCGCACCCTGGTCGAGGACCGCACCCGGGTCGGTGGTCCCTCCGACCCCGAGACGTTGCGCGCCCGGCACGGCCTGGGAGTCAACCTGGGCCGGCTGGCGCGCTGGGACGAGGCGCTCACCGAGTCGCGCGAGGTCTGCGCCCTGCGGGAACGCACCCTCGGAGCGGGCCACCCCGACACGCTCGTCAGCCGCCGGGAGGTGGCCGTCGGGCTGGGCTGGCTCGGCCGCTGGACCGACGCGCTCACCGACTACCGCACGGTCGCCGAGATCCGCGAGCGGACCCTGGGCCCCGACCACCCCGACACCCTCGCGAGCCGCAACGACGAGGCGCACTGCCTGGAACAGCTCGGCCGCGGAACGGAGGCGGTGGAGGTCTACCGGAGGGTCGCCGACCTGCGCAGGCTGCGCGGGGTGCCGCCGCACTGA
- a CDS encoding DinB family protein gives MSVPARLAPLLDQFDLSCERLGNRLAGPFVDSGNGTDVAVPALTDEEYLWEPVPDCWSVRPRGAGPGPHATFLTGAGGWGRDTAPFPHPSPPPFTTLAWRLSHLSEMLALRADHTAGGHGMTRDDYRVAGDAAEALADFGASAAAWRAALLGADDAALDTVGYSTYPYGSDPEDPFLETVWWVNQEVLHHGAEIALLRDLYRARGGAA, from the coding sequence ATGAGCGTCCCCGCCCGTCTGGCACCGCTGCTCGACCAGTTCGACCTGTCCTGCGAGCGCCTGGGGAACCGGCTTGCCGGGCCGTTCGTGGACAGCGGCAACGGCACGGACGTGGCGGTCCCGGCACTGACCGACGAGGAGTACCTGTGGGAGCCGGTGCCGGACTGCTGGTCGGTCCGTCCTCGCGGTGCGGGCCCCGGGCCGCACGCGACCTTCCTGACGGGTGCGGGCGGATGGGGGCGTGACACAGCGCCGTTCCCGCACCCCTCACCGCCGCCCTTCACCACACTGGCGTGGCGTCTGAGCCATCTCAGCGAGATGCTGGCCCTGCGCGCCGATCACACGGCGGGCGGCCACGGCATGACCCGGGACGACTACCGGGTGGCGGGTGACGCGGCGGAGGCGCTCGCCGACTTCGGCGCCTCGGCGGCCGCATGGCGTGCGGCGCTGCTGGGCGCCGACGACGCGGCGCTCGACACGGTCGGGTACAGCACCTACCCGTACGGCAGCGATCCGGAGGATCCCTTCCTGGAGACCGTGTGGTGGGTCAACCAGGAGGTGCTGCACCACGGGGCCGAGATCGCGCTGCTGCGTGACCTCTACCGGGCGCGGGGCGGCGCGGCCTGA
- a CDS encoding NAD(P)/FAD-dependent oxidoreductase yields MSADETPSAGTPAHDSYDVVVVGGGHNGLVAAAYLARAGQSVLVLERLGTTGGAAVSTRPFDGVDARLSRYSYLVSLLPQKIVRELGLDFAVRKRTVSSYTPAVRGGRATGLLVGGEGTRDSFTALTGDGREYEAWQRFHGMTRRAAERVFPTLTEPLPSREDLRARLDDTGAWRTLFEEPIGVAVEENFADDLVRGVVLTDALIGTFADAHDPSLVQNRCFLYHVIGNSTGDWDVPVGGMGALTDALAGAARAAGAEIRVLHEATRIDTDGTRAEVTVRSPDGERAVGARRVLVNASPQALAALLGEEPPAPAEGAQLKVNMLLTRLPRLRDRSVDPHRAFAGTFHVAEGYTQLATAYREAAAGRPPTAPPSEIYCHSLTDPSILGPDLAARGYQTLTLFGLHTPARLFAADNGTTRDALLTATLAELDAHLEEPVLDCLALDADGRPCIEAKTPLDLERDLRLPGGHIFHRDLSFPYATGETGRWGVETAHANVLLCGAGAVRGGGVSGVPGHNAAMAALGR; encoded by the coding sequence ATGTCCGCAGACGAGACGCCCTCAGCCGGTACACCCGCACACGACTCCTACGACGTGGTCGTCGTCGGCGGCGGCCACAACGGCCTGGTCGCCGCCGCCTACCTCGCCCGGGCAGGGCAGAGCGTCCTGGTCCTGGAGCGTCTCGGCACCACCGGGGGAGCGGCCGTGTCGACCCGGCCCTTCGACGGCGTCGACGCCCGGCTCTCCCGCTACTCCTACCTCGTCTCGCTCCTCCCGCAGAAGATCGTCCGGGAGCTCGGCCTCGACTTCGCCGTCCGCAAGCGGACCGTCTCCTCGTACACCCCGGCCGTGCGCGGCGGCCGTGCCACCGGGCTGCTCGTCGGTGGCGAGGGAACCCGGGACTCCTTCACGGCCCTCACCGGTGACGGCCGTGAGTACGAGGCCTGGCAGCGCTTCCACGGGATGACGCGGCGGGCCGCCGAGCGGGTGTTCCCGACCCTCACCGAACCGCTGCCGTCCCGCGAGGACCTGCGTGCACGCCTCGACGACACGGGCGCCTGGCGGACGCTGTTCGAGGAGCCCATCGGCGTCGCCGTCGAGGAGAACTTCGCCGACGACCTCGTACGTGGTGTCGTGCTCACCGATGCCCTGATCGGCACCTTCGCGGACGCCCACGACCCGTCCCTGGTCCAGAACCGCTGCTTCCTCTACCACGTGATCGGCAACTCCACGGGGGACTGGGACGTCCCGGTCGGCGGGATGGGCGCGCTCACCGACGCCCTGGCCGGCGCGGCCCGCGCGGCCGGCGCCGAGATCCGGGTCCTGCACGAGGCGACCCGCATCGACACCGACGGCACCCGCGCCGAGGTCACCGTCCGCTCACCCGACGGGGAGCGTGCGGTCGGCGCGCGCCGGGTCCTGGTCAACGCTTCTCCGCAGGCCCTGGCGGCGCTGCTCGGCGAGGAGCCGCCCGCGCCGGCCGAAGGCGCCCAGCTGAAGGTCAACATGCTGCTCACGCGGCTGCCGAGGCTGCGTGACCGGTCCGTCGACCCGCACCGGGCATTCGCCGGCACCTTCCACGTCGCCGAGGGATACACACAGCTGGCCACCGCCTACCGTGAGGCCGCCGCCGGACGTCCGCCCACCGCCCCGCCCTCCGAGATCTACTGCCACTCGCTGACCGACCCCTCGATCCTCGGCCCCGACCTCGCGGCCCGCGGCTACCAGACCCTCACCCTGTTCGGCCTGCACACCCCCGCCCGGCTCTTCGCCGCCGACAACGGGACCACGCGCGACGCACTGCTCACGGCGACCCTGGCCGAACTCGACGCCCACCTGGAGGAGCCGGTCCTCGACTGCCTCGCGCTCGACGCCGACGGCAGGCCGTGCATCGAGGCGAAGACCCCTCTGGACCTGGAGCGGGACCTGAGACTGCCCGGTGGCCACATCTTCCACCGCGACCTGTCCTTCCCGTACGCCACCGGGGAGACGGGCCGCTGGGGTGTGGAGACCGCGCACGCCAACGTCCTGCTGTGCGGGGCCGGCGCGGTGCGCGGGGGCGGGGTCAGCGGGGTGCCCGGCCACAACGCCGCCATGGCGGCGCTGGGCCGGTGA
- a CDS encoding SIMPL domain-containing protein — protein sequence MNGTQSIASPWGVSVFGAASVDSAPDLARLRVAISQTKNKPGEAFAATRAGVNRIREVLRGHEVPETAVSTSRLNLSSQWSYGNDRTFLGYECTASFVIELRELDTLESVLVDVVDAGANEVQGVEFDVRAKRELRARARTAAVAAAREKAALYAEAAGVHLGPVIHIKDVDAEPMQSYRSHSSHQGGGAEGDLTPGRVTVSAGVVLGLSLIGG from the coding sequence ATGAACGGAACCCAGTCCATAGCCAGCCCGTGGGGCGTGTCGGTGTTCGGAGCGGCGAGCGTGGACTCCGCTCCGGACCTGGCACGCCTCCGCGTCGCTATATCGCAGACGAAGAACAAGCCGGGCGAGGCCTTCGCCGCGACCCGGGCCGGGGTGAACCGGATCCGGGAGGTCCTGCGCGGGCACGAGGTCCCGGAGACGGCCGTGTCCACGTCGAGGCTGAACCTGTCGTCCCAGTGGAGCTACGGCAACGACCGCACGTTCCTGGGCTACGAGTGCACGGCGTCCTTCGTGATCGAACTGCGCGAGCTGGACACCCTGGAGTCGGTGCTCGTCGACGTCGTGGACGCCGGGGCCAACGAGGTCCAGGGGGTCGAGTTCGACGTGCGCGCGAAGCGAGAACTGCGCGCCCGTGCGCGTACGGCTGCCGTCGCCGCGGCCCGGGAGAAGGCCGCGCTGTACGCGGAGGCGGCCGGGGTGCACCTCGGGCCCGTGATCCACATCAAGGACGTCGACGCCGAACCGATGCAGAGCTACCGCAGCCACAGCAGCCACCAGGGCGGTGGCGCTGAGGGCGACCTCACGCCTGGCAGGGTGACCGTCTCCGCCGGGGTCGTCCTCGGCCTCTCCCTGATCGGCGGCTGA